Proteins from a genomic interval of Cardiocondyla obscurior isolate alpha-2009 linkage group LG21, Cobs3.1, whole genome shotgun sequence:
- the Mrrf2 gene encoding ribosome-releasing factor 2, mitochondrial isoform X1: MLKHNFLKTSWCKLRVRYIHKNAALLEASKNKECSTAKIRNIGILAHIDAGKTTTTERMLYYSGVIKNMGEVHHGNTVTDYMEQERQRGITITSAAVTFNWKDYRFNLIDTPGHIDFTMEVEQTLQILDGAIVVLDGSAGVEAQTLTVSRQADRYDIPRIFYINKMDRPDADFGMSLRSIESKLNVVTLPIQIPIINAGVLEGVVDLITMEKLTFDKIYQGMNLMKAKITESDDGKLWDVASEKRRLLTDKLSSLDDKLADIIIEQESLDKVQSQTLVDSLRRVTISRKGVPVTLGSSYKNVGVQPLMDSIVLYLPSPAVDQLSPYQYFENNLAARVFKIIHDKHKGPITFFRIYSGSMKKGQKLYNVTRGQSEQCARLYVACADDYEEVTEISCGNVAAVNGLKSTITGDLITTSVSVANRAKQSMLKKNPNQQDYVDNFFASGVNLLDPVFFCSIEPPSLSVQSDLETALQELQREDPSLHVKNDPETEQIVLGGMGELHIDIIKQRIKTEYKIDVDLGRLQIAYKETIQDAVKDSLCLEYKVGQTMHKVNITMSLIPNYKGKEKLLLDKSPETASNIDNIHPRVMNAIKNGVNAALLHGVKLNCPVINVGVKLHWLEVVRGTSDTIISAAALQCIRKLLQNGNSVLLEPIMQLEIVAPERYSSSINADLTRRRATIQQIDIRGNNKVIRTLVPLSELLGYSTTLRIVTSGNGTLSLEFSHYQVMTPMDEEEAIEKIRGF, encoded by the exons ATGTTAAAGCAcaactttttaaaaacgtCATGGTGCAAATTACGTGTGCGATATATACACAAGAATGCCGCTCTTTTAGAAGcgtctaaaaataaagaatgcTCGACTGCAAAAATACGTAACATTGGCATATTGGCACATATTGACGCTg ggAAGACAACCACAACCGAAAGGATGCTGTATTATTCTggtgtgataaaaaatatggGAGAGGTCCATCATGGTAATACAGTAACTGATTACATGGAGCAGGAACGACAGCGTGGGATAACGATCACTTCAGCTGCCGTCACATTCAATTGGAAAGACTAccgctttaatttaatagacaCTCCCGGCCACATTGATTTTACTATGGAAGTCGAGCAGACTTTACAGATATTAGACGGCGCGATTGTAGTTTTAGACGGCTCCGCTGGCGTGGAAGCTCAGACATTAACGGTTTCTAGACAAGCAGACAGATACGATATACCGCGGATATTCTATATCAACAAAATGGATAGACCAGATGCCGACTTTGGTATGAGCTTACGATCCATCGAATCTAAATTGAACGTAGTAACGTTACCCATACAGATTCCCATTATAAATGCAGGAGTCCTAGAAGGTGTCGTAGATCTGATAACTATGGAAAAGTTAAcgttcgataaaatatatcaaggTATGAATTTAATGAAAGCAAAAATAACTGAAAGCGACGACGGAAAATTGTGGGACGTTGCGAGCGAAAAACGACGACTGTTGACCGACAAGTTATCGAGCCTGGATGATAAATTAGCCGATATTATTATAGAACAAGAATCTTTGGATAAGGTGCAGTCACAAACGTTAGTCGATTCTTTGCGCAGAGTCACCATAAGTAGAAAAGGTGTGCCTGTAACGTTGGGAAGTTCTTATAAGAACGTCGGAGTGCAGCCTTTAATGGACAGCATTGTTTTATATCTCCCGTCGCCAGCTGTAGATCAACTGAGTCCGTACCAATATTTCGAAAACAATTTAGCAGCCAGAGTCTTTAAGATTATTCACGATAAACACAAGGGACcaattacatttttcagaatttattCCGGCAGTATGAAGAAAGGCCAAAAGCTGTACAACGTAACGCGCGGGCAAAGTGAACAATGTGCTCGCTTATACGTTGCCTGCGCCGACGATTACGAGGAAGTGACCGAAATAAGTTGCGGCAATGTCGCGGCTGTAAATGGATTAAAGAGTACTATTACAGGTGATTTAATAACGACGAGCGTAAGCGTAGCCAATCGCGCTAAACAGTCTATGCTAAAGAAGAATCCGAATCAACAGGACTAcgtagataatttttttgcatccGGTGTAAATTTGCTCGATCCCGTTTTCTTCTGCTCCATAGAACCGCCTTCTCTCTCGGTGCAATCTGATCTGGAGACTGCACTTCAGGAGCTGCAAAGAGAGGATCCTAGTTTACACGTGAAAAACGATCCAGAAACGGAGCAGATCGTTCTCGGAGGGATGGGAGAACTGCACATAGATATCATTAAACAGAGAATTAAAACCGAATATAAAATTGACGTGGATCTAGGCCGCTTGCAGATCGCTTATAAGGAAACGATTCAGGATGCCGTTAAAGATTCCCTGTGTTTAGAGTATAAAGTGGGCCAAACAATGCATAAAGTTAATATCACTATGTCCTTAATACCTAATTACAAGGGAAAGGAGAAACTGCTTCTGGATAAGTCTCCAGAGACTGCCTcaaatattgataatattcATCCACGAGTGATGAATGCGATTAAAAACGGCGTGAACGCTGCATTGCTGCACGgtgtgaaattaaattgtccAGTGATTAACGTCGGCGTTAAGCTTCACTGGCTGGAGGTAGTTCGTGGTACCTCGGACACTATTATTTCTGCTGCTGCCCTGCAATGCATTCGAAAA TTACTTCAAAATGGAAATAGTGTATTGCTGGAACCTATAATGCAATTAGAGATCGTGGCACCCGAAAGATATTCATCAAGTATCAATGCTGATCTCACTCGTAGGCGAGCAACGATACAACAAATTGATATACGTGGTAACAATAAG
- the Mrrf2 gene encoding ribosome-releasing factor 2, mitochondrial isoform X2, whose amino-acid sequence MLKHNFLKTSWCKLRVRYIHKNAALLEASKNKECSTAKIRNIGILAHIDAGKTTTTERMLYYSGVIKNMGEVHHGNTVTDYMEQERQRGITITSAAVTFNWKDYRFNLIDTPGHIDFTMEVEQTLQILDGAIVVLDGSAGVEAQTLTVSRQADRYDIPRIFYINKMDRPDADFGMSLRSIESKLNVVTLPIQIPIINAGVLEGVVDLITMEKLTFDKIYQGMNLMKAKITESDDGKLWDVASEKRRLLTDKLSSLDDKLADIIIEQESLDKVQSQTLVDSLRRVTISRKGVPVTLGSSYKNVGVQPLMDSIVLYLPSPAVDQLSPYQYFENNLAARVFKIIHDKHKGPITFFRIYSGSMKKGQKLYNVTRGQSEQCARLYVACADDYEEVTEISCGNVAAVNGLKSTITEPPSLSVQSDLETALQELQREDPSLHVKNDPETEQIVLGGMGELHIDIIKQRIKTEYKIDVDLGRLQIAYKETIQDAVKDSLCLEYKVGQTMHKVNITMSLIPNYKGKEKLLLDKSPETASNIDNIHPRVMNAIKNGVNAALLHGVKLNCPVINVGVKLHWLEVVRGTSDTIISAAALQCIRKLLQNGNSVLLEPIMQLEIVAPERYSSSINADLTRRRATIQQIDIRGNNKVIRTLVPLSELLGYSTTLRIVTSGNGTLSLEFSHYQVMTPMDEEEAIEKIRGF is encoded by the exons ATGTTAAAGCAcaactttttaaaaacgtCATGGTGCAAATTACGTGTGCGATATATACACAAGAATGCCGCTCTTTTAGAAGcgtctaaaaataaagaatgcTCGACTGCAAAAATACGTAACATTGGCATATTGGCACATATTGACGCTg ggAAGACAACCACAACCGAAAGGATGCTGTATTATTCTggtgtgataaaaaatatggGAGAGGTCCATCATGGTAATACAGTAACTGATTACATGGAGCAGGAACGACAGCGTGGGATAACGATCACTTCAGCTGCCGTCACATTCAATTGGAAAGACTAccgctttaatttaatagacaCTCCCGGCCACATTGATTTTACTATGGAAGTCGAGCAGACTTTACAGATATTAGACGGCGCGATTGTAGTTTTAGACGGCTCCGCTGGCGTGGAAGCTCAGACATTAACGGTTTCTAGACAAGCAGACAGATACGATATACCGCGGATATTCTATATCAACAAAATGGATAGACCAGATGCCGACTTTGGTATGAGCTTACGATCCATCGAATCTAAATTGAACGTAGTAACGTTACCCATACAGATTCCCATTATAAATGCAGGAGTCCTAGAAGGTGTCGTAGATCTGATAACTATGGAAAAGTTAAcgttcgataaaatatatcaaggTATGAATTTAATGAAAGCAAAAATAACTGAAAGCGACGACGGAAAATTGTGGGACGTTGCGAGCGAAAAACGACGACTGTTGACCGACAAGTTATCGAGCCTGGATGATAAATTAGCCGATATTATTATAGAACAAGAATCTTTGGATAAGGTGCAGTCACAAACGTTAGTCGATTCTTTGCGCAGAGTCACCATAAGTAGAAAAGGTGTGCCTGTAACGTTGGGAAGTTCTTATAAGAACGTCGGAGTGCAGCCTTTAATGGACAGCATTGTTTTATATCTCCCGTCGCCAGCTGTAGATCAACTGAGTCCGTACCAATATTTCGAAAACAATTTAGCAGCCAGAGTCTTTAAGATTATTCACGATAAACACAAGGGACcaattacatttttcagaatttattCCGGCAGTATGAAGAAAGGCCAAAAGCTGTACAACGTAACGCGCGGGCAAAGTGAACAATGTGCTCGCTTATACGTTGCCTGCGCCGACGATTACGAGGAAGTGACCGAAATAAGTTGCGGCAATGTCGCGGCTGTAAATGGATTAAAGAGTACTATTACAG AACCGCCTTCTCTCTCGGTGCAATCTGATCTGGAGACTGCACTTCAGGAGCTGCAAAGAGAGGATCCTAGTTTACACGTGAAAAACGATCCAGAAACGGAGCAGATCGTTCTCGGAGGGATGGGAGAACTGCACATAGATATCATTAAACAGAGAATTAAAACCGAATATAAAATTGACGTGGATCTAGGCCGCTTGCAGATCGCTTATAAGGAAACGATTCAGGATGCCGTTAAAGATTCCCTGTGTTTAGAGTATAAAGTGGGCCAAACAATGCATAAAGTTAATATCACTATGTCCTTAATACCTAATTACAAGGGAAAGGAGAAACTGCTTCTGGATAAGTCTCCAGAGACTGCCTcaaatattgataatattcATCCACGAGTGATGAATGCGATTAAAAACGGCGTGAACGCTGCATTGCTGCACGgtgtgaaattaaattgtccAGTGATTAACGTCGGCGTTAAGCTTCACTGGCTGGAGGTAGTTCGTGGTACCTCGGACACTATTATTTCTGCTGCTGCCCTGCAATGCATTCGAAAA TTACTTCAAAATGGAAATAGTGTATTGCTGGAACCTATAATGCAATTAGAGATCGTGGCACCCGAAAGATATTCATCAAGTATCAATGCTGATCTCACTCGTAGGCGAGCAACGATACAACAAATTGATATACGTGGTAACAATAAG
- the LOC139110694 gene encoding tax1-binding protein 3 homolog: protein MCAKMAFQHQPGTAMECLSIPITLHKETEINENGDEVMKCGFKIGGGIDQDFTKSPQGYTDNGIYVTEVHDGSPAAKSGLRMHDKILQCNGYDFTMVTHKKAVSYIRKHPVLNLLVARKGVTST, encoded by the exons ATGTGCGCGAAAATGGCATTTCAACATCAGCCGGGTACCGCGATGGAGTGCCTAAGC ATACCCATTACATTACACAAAGAAACGGAGATCAATGAAAACGGTGACGAAGTAATGAAATGTGGGTTCAAAATTGGTGGTGGCATCGATCAGGATTTTACAAAAAGCCCGCAAGGCTATACAGACAAT gggaTATATGTGACGGAAGTCCACGACGGATCGCCGGCGGCAAAGAGCGGTCTTAGAATGcatgataaaattttacaatgtaATGGATATGACTTTACAATGGTAACTCACAAGAAAGCAGTTTCTTATATAAGAAAGCATCCAGTATTAAATCTTTTAGTAGCTCGTAAAGGTGTTACCAGTACTTAA
- the Hmt-1 gene encoding ATP-binding cassette sub-family B member 6 — MEMSSINISTMGFCPPNVTFSNIWIDHGISKCFMDTISTSIIFLYLIIFGSVQIWMYHKYSNEVYISRKSKLYNLQKFLLYLVPILSIVRIICQATILDDGKIYGYMILTTVLTVIVYPYSIYILKLERHRLLPSVTPSGHGLVLLGFWTLAFVAENLILINIEKLEWWFHLNSVTDQIEMALFILRYICSMLIFGLGLRAPGIVHMTSDRDIIEILNDINNLQTRYYRERIPDNVSTWKNLWYKIKILAPFLWPKSNFWLQLKVMFCILLLLCGRLINLYVPIYNKKIVDSITIVPMEFRWDLILIYVAFKFLQGGGTGGMGLLNNLRSFLWIRIQQYTTREVEIELFKHLHGLSLRWHLGRKTGEVLRVMDRGTDSINNLLNYILFSIFPTIVDIIVAVLFFVSAFNKWFGLIVFITMILYIAATIMVTEWRTKFQRYMNLADNKQKARSVDSLLNFETVKYFNNESYEVSMYKLAIFDFQNQEWKAMITLNILNTLQNIIVCGGLLSGSLLCLHMIVSHEGLTIGDYVLFASYITQLYVPLNWFGTYYRAIQKNFVDMENMFDLFREEQEVIDAPGAEILDVEYGQVEFSNVSFGYTHEKLVLKNISFVAPPGKTIAIVGPSGAGKSTIMRLLFRFYDVEQGEILIDGRNVKTVTQESLRNNIGIVPQDTVLFNNTIRYNIHYGNLFASEADLIAAAKYADIHERILTFPNEYETEVGERGLKLSGGEKQRVAIARTILKDPKIVLLDEATSALDTHTERNIQAALNRVCAGRTTIIIAHRLSTIIHADEILVLNEGEIIERGKHEELISLDTVYRSMWQSQLENNLENKNETSSTHENNVLINKKNE; from the exons ATGGAAATGTCATCCATCAATATAAGTACAATGGGATTTTGTCCGCCAAACGTAACTTTTAGCAATATCTGGATAGACCATGGCATATCCAAATGTTTTATGGACACTATATCTACTAGTATAATTTTTCtgtacttaattatatttggaTCAGTACAGATTTGGATGTACCACAAGTATAGCAATGAAGTATATATATCAAGAAAAAGCAAATTATATAacttacaaaaatttttgctgTATTTGGTTCCTATTTTAAGTATAGTTAGAATAATTTGTCAAGCTACAATATTGGATGATGGAAAGATCTATGGATATATG atattaaCAACAGTATTGACAGTAATTGTTTATCCATATTCAATCTATATATTGAAACTTGAGAGACATCGCCTATTGCCAAGTGTGACACCTAGTGGTCATGGATTAGTTTTATTAGGTTTTTGGACGTTGGCGTTTGTTGCTGAAAatctgattttaattaatattgaaaagctCGAATGGTGGTTTCACTTGAATTC AGTAACAGATCAAATTGAAATGGCTTTATTCATTTTGCGATATATCTGTAGTATGTTAATTTTTGGTCTTGGTTTACGAGCTCCGGGCATTGTTCATATGACTTCCGATCGtgatattattgaaattttgaatgatataaataatcttCAAACACGATATTATCGTGAGAGA atacCAGATAATGTTTCTACATGGAAAAATTTGTGgtataagattaaaattttagcaCCATTTTTATGGCCAAAGTCAAATTTTTGGCTTCAATTGAAAGTGatgttttgcattttattactGTTATGTGGTCGTTTAATAAACCTTTATGTACcgatttacaataaaaaaattgtggaTAGTATTACAATCGTTCCTATGGAGTTTAG GTGGGATCTAATACTAATATATGTGGCTTTCAAATTTCTGCAAGGTGGTGGTACAGGAGGTATGGGTTTGTTGAATAATTTAAGGTCCTTCCTTTGGATTCGTATTCAACAATATACTACTCGCGAAGTggaaatagaattatttaa gcatTTACATGGATTGAGTTTGCGTTGGCATCTCGGAAGGAAAACTGGGGAAGTATTGAGAGTTATGGACCGTGGCACTGATTCAATCAATAACttacttaattatattcttttttcaatttttccaaCCATTGTTGACATTATTGTGGccgttttgttttttgtcagtGCATTTAACAAATGGTTCGGTCTCATTGTTTTCATAACTATGATTCTTTATATCG CTGCTACAATTATGGTTACGGAATGGCGTACAAAATTTCAAAGGTATATGAATTTAGCTGATAATAAGCAGAAAGCACGAAGTGTTGACAGTTTATTGAACTTCGAAACAgtgaaatatttcaataacgAATCTTACGAAGTATCAATGTATAAATTAGCGATTTTTGATTTTCAAAATCAAGAATGGAAGGCAATGATAACCCTGAATATCTTGAACactttgcaaaatataattgtctGTGGTGGTTTATTATCTGGATCGTTACTGTGCTTACATATG atTGTTTCCCATGAAGGTTTAACGATTGGTGATTATGTATTGTTCGCCAGTTACATAACACAACTTTACGTGCCATTAAATTGGTTTGGTACATATTACAg GGCCATTCAAAAGAATTTTGTCGACATGGAAAACATGTTCGATCTATTTAGAGAGGAGCAAGAGGTAATTGATGCACCGGGTGCCGAGATACTGGACGTTGAATATGGACAAGTGGAATTTTCTAATGTGTCATTTGGTTATACTCATGAAAAActtgtgttaaaaaatatcagcTTTGTTGCGCCTCCGGGAAAAACGATAGCAATAGTTGGTCCATCCGGTGCCGGAAAAAGTACCATAATGCGATTACTATTTCGATTTTATGACGTGGAGCAGggtgaaattttaattgacgGACGGAATGTGAAAACCGTCACACAGGAATCTCTCAGAAATAATATAG GCATTGTACCTCAAGATACGGTTTTATTTAACAACACTATACgatataatattcattatgGTAACCTTTTTGCATCGGAAGCGGATTTAATTGCTGCTGCAAAATATGCAGATATTCACGAGAGAATTCTCACATTTCCAAATGAATACGAAACAGAG GTTGGCGAAAGAGGACTTAAACTAAGTGGTGGTGAAAAGCAACGCGTCGCAATTGCACGCACGATATTAAAAGACCCGAAAATAGTACTACTTGATGAAGCTACGAGTGCTTTGGATACGCATACGGAGCGTAACATACAAGCAGCATTAAATAGAGTATGTGCTGGACGAACGACTATTATTATAGCACATAGATTATCCACAATAATTCATGCCGATGAAATTCTTGTCTTAAATGAGGGTGAGATTATTGAGAGAGGAAAACATGAGGAATTAATTTCACTCGATACTGTTTATCGTTCGATGTGGCAGTCGCAGCTAGAAAATAATCTTGAAAATAAGAATGAAACAAGTTCGACGCATGAAAATAATGtcctaattaataaaaaaaatgaataa
- the Tango11 gene encoding transport and Golgi organization protein 11 isoform X1, which produces MISDIMSKTHSPTHFNGETDIFYDPNFSTDLNTRMQVPKSIRVNGDYPDEEITIINRATWNQMEPDMQKLEMQVPDRILVVGQEQHVGTKAPPPEIVLENAVMRTQPAIVRVQTPPRILTLDNHYFPAADEDDPLVHSNEVVKPMDVVPKTYNAETQITRHVREQTPFNALDVSLQPSEEIQHLRRQVGKLNRRVMALESDMRHRHQRDKILYIATIAYLFLKAFSWVTRN; this is translated from the exons ATGA tttcaGATATAATGTCAAAGACTCACAGCCCAACACATTTTAATGGAGAAACAGACATCTTTTATGACCCAAACTTTTCTACAGATCTTAACACACGCATGCAGGTTCCTAAAAGCATTCGCGTAAATGGAGATTATCCAGATGAAGAAATTACTATTATAAATAGAGCTACATGGAATCAAATGGAACCTGACAtgcaaaaattagaaatgcaAGTACCAGACAGGATTCTTGTTGTTG GACAAGAGCAACATGTTGGTACCAAGGCACCACCGCCGGAAATTGTACTAGAAAATGCTGTAATGCGCACCCAGCCTGCTATAGTCAGAGTACAG ACACCTCCGAGAATCTTGACTCTCGATAATCATTACTTTCCGGCAGCGGATGAAGACGATCCTCTCGTGCATTCCAACGAAGTCGTAAAACCAATGGACGTAGTACCGAAAACGTATAACGCAGAAACACAGATAACAAGACATGTCAG agAACAAACACCTTTTAACGCTCTCGACGTCTCTCTACAACCCAGTGAGGAAATTCAACACTTACGTCGCCAAGTAGGTAAATTAAATCGTAGAGTAATGGCGCTCGAATCAGATATGCGACATCGCCATCAGAGAGATAAGATTCTGTATATTGCTACCATagcgtatttatttttaaaagcctTTTCCTGGGTAACCAGAAATTAA
- the Tango11 gene encoding transport and Golgi organization protein 11 isoform X2, with translation MSKTHSPTHFNGETDIFYDPNFSTDLNTRMQVPKSIRVNGDYPDEEITIINRATWNQMEPDMQKLEMQVPDRILVVGQEQHVGTKAPPPEIVLENAVMRTQPAIVRVQTPPRILTLDNHYFPAADEDDPLVHSNEVVKPMDVVPKTYNAETQITRHVREQTPFNALDVSLQPSEEIQHLRRQVGKLNRRVMALESDMRHRHQRDKILYIATIAYLFLKAFSWVTRN, from the exons ATGTCAAAGACTCACAGCCCAACACATTTTAATGGAGAAACAGACATCTTTTATGACCCAAACTTTTCTACAGATCTTAACACACGCATGCAGGTTCCTAAAAGCATTCGCGTAAATGGAGATTATCCAGATGAAGAAATTACTATTATAAATAGAGCTACATGGAATCAAATGGAACCTGACAtgcaaaaattagaaatgcaAGTACCAGACAGGATTCTTGTTGTTG GACAAGAGCAACATGTTGGTACCAAGGCACCACCGCCGGAAATTGTACTAGAAAATGCTGTAATGCGCACCCAGCCTGCTATAGTCAGAGTACAG ACACCTCCGAGAATCTTGACTCTCGATAATCATTACTTTCCGGCAGCGGATGAAGACGATCCTCTCGTGCATTCCAACGAAGTCGTAAAACCAATGGACGTAGTACCGAAAACGTATAACGCAGAAACACAGATAACAAGACATGTCAG agAACAAACACCTTTTAACGCTCTCGACGTCTCTCTACAACCCAGTGAGGAAATTCAACACTTACGTCGCCAAGTAGGTAAATTAAATCGTAGAGTAATGGCGCTCGAATCAGATATGCGACATCGCCATCAGAGAGATAAGATTCTGTATATTGCTACCATagcgtatttatttttaaaagcctTTTCCTGGGTAACCAGAAATTAA
- the Ythdf gene encoding YTH domain-containing family protein 3, with amino-acid sequence MSSGLAGAVSNQRMKGQTGNQVSNGPKEHQQQQQTEHAAGEDTGFDSWRGGNNAQHHSSYPIGTGDPYSGYYAGTSFPYQTFGAGDGTWSNGTDPVAFLSGYGGQISHDAYGMDGMFSASAAGGGFSAFGQPPFNYFHGNGDFNTWGTPRRTKYEDYYQPRGNESYVSPAASGGGDINKTIEQRVQNLSIGGTGGGELPRQDQHPQQATAQQIKPEPKEPRKITWASVASQPAKPVPPLSSSQGMKKKAGMPPPPIVPGKHNMDIGTWGEGKSSAPPPPTAPPPPQVQPPIPPPPPPVQRQQRPQQPPQPCWNRQPSVVATATPPIPQSQAQTQIHMPPQSQHQQTHQQHHQQQHQVQQLQQQQQQQQLAQSNPSHPVLDELKVKNDYNPVEFDQTAPGARFFVIKSYSEDDIHRSIKYEIWCSTEHGNKRLDQAYREASRDGAPLYLFFSVNGSGHFCGMAQMVSPVDYQCNSSVWSQDKWKGQFRVRWIYVKDVPNVQLRHIKLENNENKPVTNSRDAQEVPHAKGVTVLRILHTYRHSTSIFDDFGHYERRQAEEDQRKAPNPIPHHHSSSNHRNRGHASDMSRDHHQHGHQPHLHQRKERGARGGRGGSRQ; translated from the exons ATGTCAAGCGGATTGGCAGGCGCTGTCTCAAACCAG CGGATGAAAGGACAAACCGGCAACCAAG TGAGCAATGGTCCTAAGGAACaccagcagcaacagcaaacAGAACATGCCGCTGGCGAGGACACCGGTTTCGATTCATGGCGGGGTGGCAACAATGCTCAGCATCATTCGAGTTATCCGATCGGCACCGGCGATCCGTACAGTGGATATTACGCCGGCACCTCGTTTCCCTATCAGACTTTTGGAGCTGGCGACGGCACATGGTCGAACGGCACCGATCCAGTCGCCTTCCTGTCCGGTTACGGTGGTCAAATAAGCCACGATGCGTATGGCATGGATGGCATGTTCTCGGCGTCAGCGGCGGGTGGTGGCTTCAGTGCGTTTGGCCAGCCACCGTTTAACTACTTCCATGGCAATGGTGACTTTAATACATGGGGCACACCAAGGAGGACCAAGTACGAGGACTACTATCAACCGCGCGGCAATGAAAGCTACGTTAGtccggcggcgagcggcggtgGTGATATCAACAAGACCATCGAGCAGCGCGTGCAGAATCTGTCGATCGGCGGCACCGGTGGCGGTGAGCTGCCGCGGCAAGATCAGCATCCCCAGCAGGCTACGGCACAGCAGATCAAGCCGGAGCCGAAGGAACCGAGAAAGATTACGTGGGCGAGCGTAGCGAGCCAACCGGCGAAGCCGGTACCACCGCTTTCGTCCTCCCAAGGAATGAAGAAGAAAGCGGGAATGCCACCACCGCCTATCGTGCCGGGCAAGCACAATATGGACATTGGTACATGGGGCGAAGGTAAGTCTTCCGCACCGCCGCCGCCTACGGCGCCTCCTCCACCGCAGGTACAGCCGCCGATTccaccaccgccaccgccagtTCAGAGGCAGCAACGACCGCAACAACCCCCGCAACCGTGCTGGAATAGACAGCCGTCTGTAGTGGCGACGGCGACGCCACCGATTCCGCAGTCGCAGGCGCAAACGCAAATTCATATGCCACCGCAGTCTCAACATCAGCAGACGCACCAGCAGCACCATCAACAGCAGCATCAAGTACAGCAGctccagcagcagcagcagcagcagcaactcGCCCAGAGCAATCCATCGCATCCGGTTCTCGATGAACTAAAAGTGAAGAATGATTATAATCCAGTTGAGTTTGATCAAACTGCACCTGGCGCGAGGTTTTTTGTGATCAAGTCTTATTCGGAGGATGATATTCATCGGTCCATCAAATATGAAATTTGGTGCAGCACGGAGCACGGTAATAAACGGCTGGATCAGGCTTACCGAGAAGCGAGTCGTGACGGTGCGCCGCTTTACCTATTCTTCTCCGTAAACGGATCCGGTCATTTTTGCGGCATGGCGCAAATGGTATCCCCTGTTGATTATCAGTGCAACAGTAGTGTCTGGTCCCAGGACAAATGGAAGGGCCAGTTTCGCGTCCGTTGGATATACGTGAAGGATGTTCCTAATGTGCAGCTACGACACATTAAGCTCGAGAACAATGAAAACAAGCCGGTGACCAACTCGCGAGACGCACAAGAGGTCCCGCATGCGAAAGGTGTCACCGTACTGCGTATTCTGCATACCTATCGTCACTCAACGAGCATCTTCGACGATTTCGGGCATTACGAGCGCCGGCAAGCTGAAGAGGATCAGCGTAAGGCTCCGAATCCCATACCGCATCACCATTCTTCCTCCAATCACAGAAACAGAGGACATGCTTCAGATATGTCCAGAGATCATCATCAGCACGGTCATCAGCCTCATCTGCATCAGCGCAAG gaacgCGGTGCTCGTGGTGGTAGAGGAGGTTCGCGCCAGTAG